The following proteins are co-located in the Vidua macroura isolate BioBank_ID:100142 chromosome 1, ASM2450914v1, whole genome shotgun sequence genome:
- the LOC128812070 gene encoding mediator of RNA polymerase II transcription subunit 1-like — MSVPPSSQLIPHLENRGGVSCHGVVTALSTNALMEQLRLKYQQRPWTETLKLVYFCMDNPLRKPVSYAPDGLLLSCMEKIEKTLNAKSMFSVMNMLELLSRQKGLTVHVSPSGTACYITSMMFYVEIQLEKDGDVMDVKLAHFEEAPVVCDDLVQLLRMKNFDAFGKILEDLSNMYQIPGNSEMKAKGYHALQALEKDLYSMSLLDRTQDLNRITEVLNGKVGHLVPRTGGTPMNIEFYISPYQVLEAELNHGSQVCGTKTVVTVEGTDTLYKLPLSPLIIDPQAGEDSNPSFLQLTDELSMDLPAHFVLKFHQPVPMSSSSIEEIQKLTGIQISGLKLAPLYELIVQSTLKEKCSEDLSTNKSCFFVSLPDCPRHCYVINKGSEKSGLAGTLVSKIPFSHPKCVPGIIEILRHQVAYNTLISSCVSEKHINEDDSELLYFEVVPHKNTSFSVFFLHPVKENLACVVIDVITSREVQCHLHLNPQDPTLNSTDDFIARTVKCCMSVPVVMRAVLRNAAKVKADSETQDMDTE; from the exons GTGTTGTGACAGCTCTTTCTACAAATGCTTTAATGGAACAGTTGCGTTTAAAATACCAACAAAGGCCATGGACTGAAACTCTgaaacttgtttatttttgcatg GATAATCCACTTCGAAAGCCTGTCAGTTATGCTCCAGATGGTCTATTGCTTTCATGCATGGAGAAGATAGAGAAGACATTAAATG CTAAATCCATGTTTTCTGTGATGAACATGTTGGAACTTTTATCCAGACAAAAAGG ACTTACTGTTCATGTTAGCCCCAGTGGGACTGCCTGCTACATAACATCAATGATGTTTTATGTAGAaattcagctggagaaggatgGAGATGTGATGGATGTAAAGTTGGCTCACTTTGAAGAAGCTCCTGtg GTTTGTGATGATTTGGTCCAGCTTCTAAG gATGAAGAACTTTGATGCCTTTGGCAAGATTCTAGAAGACCTGTCAAATATGTATCAAATTCCAGGAAACAG cGAAATGAAAGCTAAGGGATATCATGCTTTGCAGGCCCTTGAAAAAGACCTTTATTCAATGTCTCTTCTTGACAG AACACAGGATCTAAACAGAATTACTGAAGTACTTAATGGAAAAGTAGGACACCTGGTGCCAAGAACTggag gAACCCCAATGAACATTGAATTTTACATTTCTCCCTACCAAGTTTTGGAAGCAGAATTAAATCATG GTTCCCAGGTATGTGGCACAAAAACAGTTGTAACTGTTGAAGGCACAGATACACTCTACAAACTGCCTCTTTCTCCATTAATTATAGATCCTCAAGCTGGAGAGGACAG caaCCCTTCTTTTTTGCAACTGACTGATGAACTCAGCATGGATTTGCCAGCTCATTTTGTTCTTAAGTTTCatcagcctgttccaatgtccTCATCCAGTATTGAAGAGATACAGAAACTCACAG GAATTCAGATTTCTGGCTTGAAACTAGCTCCACTGTATGAACTAATTGTTCAGTCTACtcttaaagaaaaatgcagtgaagaCTTGTCTACAAATAAATCTTGTTTCTTTGTG TCTCTTCCAGATTGCCCAAGGCACTGTTACGTCATAAACAAGGGCTCAGAAAAATCAGGTTTAGCAGGAACCTTGGTCAGTAAAATCCCATTTAGCCATCCAAAGTGTGTGCCTGGCATAATAGAGATTCTTCGACATCAAGTGGCATATAACACACTTATTAGCAGCTGTGTCTCTGAGAAGCATATAAATGAAG atgATTCAGAACTGCTTTACTTTGAAGTGGTACCACACAAGAACAccagcttttctgtctttttccttcATCCTGTGAAAGAGAATTTAGCCTGTG TGGTAATTGATGTTATAACCTCTAGAGAAGTCCAATGTCACCTTCATTTAAATCCTCAAGATCCAACTCTAAATTCTACTGATGACTTCATAGCAAGAACTGTGAAATG TTGCATGTCAGTCCCAGTTGTCATGAGAGCTGTTTTAAGGAATGCTGCCAAGGTGAAAGCTGACAGTGAAACACAAGACATGGACACAGAGTAA
- the YAE1 gene encoding protein YAE1 homolog isoform X1: MSWVQVAVKQSNEDVFDEDADEMCLLQKEWNSTMKKRLKEGYRDGIEAGKELALQTGFNQGYRHGAELMITCGQFKGTLNALLSWCHFNGHDSALHMINNLLDVVGKHEDAMLKYLNSTEEQPHLGHILDSVQDMDLNQTAGTEYRKVKDGKHEDCGSSGENICRNNGEVGSLQSECSKAKLCTDPEKSNLAWVKKQTVWLAEQLGLSLDVLHHVQQLEH; encoded by the exons ATGTCCTGGGTACAGGTGGCAGTCAAGCAGTCCAATGAGGATGTATTTGATGAAGATGCAGATGAAATGTGTCTACTACAGAAGGAATGGAATAGCACTATGAAAAAGAGGTTGAAG GAAGGCTACAGGGATGGAATTGAGGCCGGGAAAGAACTTGCACTCCAGACAGGCTTTAATCAAGGTTACAGACACGGTGCTGAGCTCATGATTACATGTGGCCAGTTCAAAGGAACCCTGAA TGCTCTCTTATCCTGGTGTCATTTTAATGGACATGATTCTGCTCTACATATGATAAATAATCTTCTTGATGTGGTTGGAAAGCATGAAGATGCTATGCTTAAGTATCTGAATTCTACTGAAGAACAGCCACATCTTGGACACATTTTAGACTCAGTTCAGGACATGGACCTTAATCAAACAGCTGGGACAGAGTACAGGAAAGTTAAAGATGGAAAGCATGAGGACTGTGGCAGCTCCGGTGAAAATATTTGTAGGAATAATGGTGAGGTTGGTTCCTTGCAGTCTGAGTGCAGCAAGGCAAAGCTCTGCACAGATCCTGAGAAGTCAAACCTTGCTTGGGTTAAAAAGCAGACTGTTTGGTTAGCGGAGCAGCTGGGCTTATCACTGGATGTCCTCCATCATGTTCAGCAACTGGAACATTAG
- the YAE1 gene encoding protein YAE1 homolog isoform X2: protein MCLLQKEWNSTMKKRLKEGYRDGIEAGKELALQTGFNQGYRHGAELMITCGQFKGTLNALLSWCHFNGHDSALHMINNLLDVVGKHEDAMLKYLNSTEEQPHLGHILDSVQDMDLNQTAGTEYRKVKDGKHEDCGSSGENICRNNGEVGSLQSECSKAKLCTDPEKSNLAWVKKQTVWLAEQLGLSLDVLHHVQQLEH, encoded by the exons ATGTGTCTACTACAGAAGGAATGGAATAGCACTATGAAAAAGAGGTTGAAG GAAGGCTACAGGGATGGAATTGAGGCCGGGAAAGAACTTGCACTCCAGACAGGCTTTAATCAAGGTTACAGACACGGTGCTGAGCTCATGATTACATGTGGCCAGTTCAAAGGAACCCTGAA TGCTCTCTTATCCTGGTGTCATTTTAATGGACATGATTCTGCTCTACATATGATAAATAATCTTCTTGATGTGGTTGGAAAGCATGAAGATGCTATGCTTAAGTATCTGAATTCTACTGAAGAACAGCCACATCTTGGACACATTTTAGACTCAGTTCAGGACATGGACCTTAATCAAACAGCTGGGACAGAGTACAGGAAAGTTAAAGATGGAAAGCATGAGGACTGTGGCAGCTCCGGTGAAAATATTTGTAGGAATAATGGTGAGGTTGGTTCCTTGCAGTCTGAGTGCAGCAAGGCAAAGCTCTGCACAGATCCTGAGAAGTCAAACCTTGCTTGGGTTAAAAAGCAGACTGTTTGGTTAGCGGAGCAGCTGGGCTTATCACTGGATGTCCTCCATCATGTTCAGCAACTGGAACATTAG